A window from Lactiplantibacillus pentosus encodes these proteins:
- a CDS encoding DUF6287 domain-containing protein, with amino-acid sequence MKKRATISIGVMLLLFMSGCGNSQQTTKASKSAKKSSISVVRVKSKVFTDKTSKTSETKHATSTSASASTRSSVKSGSARSQPRVNTTMNLSEIRQGFYGSLLGEWKEVATSVNKHNGKGNVWEGPRSDAKLTVTDTKISDGEMALVRGQFEDPRGDQEAYNTNAGRQEHGALGIDGDIDAAAVTYWFYPKGVALSGWGDNAPATIKTDTERIITRTSNNSYVKVFERQTTATDAGHLKSTMALNRIKTGDYSSLNGTWQNGQGNQIKVHNQQMKFSDFGLMHRATPGTITKLKMDVPSLNDSKGSPKLVDGLKYHQQLTQKTEQGVSMLGSYFSVSGSSGGLYDVVFMPAGENADLNNGDGSRDRIAAFATQNEPKNVSNNKIYYRVN; translated from the coding sequence GTGAAAAAAAGGGCAACAATCAGTATTGGTGTCATGTTACTGTTATTCATGAGTGGCTGTGGTAATTCACAGCAGACCACGAAAGCATCAAAGTCGGCGAAGAAAAGCAGCATTAGTGTCGTAAGAGTCAAGTCTAAGGTATTCACTGATAAGACATCGAAAACCAGTGAGACAAAACATGCGACGAGTACGTCAGCAAGTGCTAGTACGCGTTCATCAGTGAAATCCGGTTCAGCGAGATCTCAGCCGCGTGTGAATACCACGATGAATCTCAGTGAAATTCGTCAGGGGTTTTATGGCAGTTTACTGGGTGAATGGAAAGAAGTTGCGACTAGTGTCAATAAACATAACGGCAAGGGTAATGTCTGGGAAGGGCCAAGGTCAGATGCAAAATTGACGGTGACAGATACGAAAATCAGTGATGGTGAAATGGCTTTGGTACGTGGTCAGTTTGAAGATCCACGTGGTGACCAAGAGGCGTATAATACTAACGCTGGGAGGCAGGAACATGGCGCACTGGGTATTGATGGTGATATAGATGCAGCTGCCGTCACGTACTGGTTTTATCCTAAGGGAGTCGCACTCAGTGGCTGGGGGGATAACGCTCCTGCCACCATTAAGACGGATACTGAGCGAATCATAACGCGCACAAGTAATAATTCTTATGTAAAAGTTTTTGAACGACAAACGACTGCTACGGATGCAGGGCATCTTAAATCAACGATGGCGCTTAACCGGATTAAAACTGGTGATTATTCCAGCCTTAACGGGACCTGGCAGAACGGACAAGGCAATCAAATCAAGGTTCACAATCAGCAGATGAAATTCAGCGACTTTGGACTGATGCATCGTGCAACTCCGGGGACGATTACGAAGCTCAAAATGGATGTGCCGTCACTAAATGATTCCAAAGGAAGTCCCAAGTTGGTTGATGGATTGAAATATCACCAACAACTAACGCAAAAAACGGAACAGGGTGTCAGCATGCTTGGAAGCTACTTTTCAGTTTCAGGTTCATCAGGTGGCCTTTATGATGTGGTATTCATGCCAGCCGGGGAAAATGCTGATTTAAACAATGGTGATGGTAGTCGGGACCGCATTGCGGCGTTTGCAACGCAGAATGAGCCGAAAAATGTTTCGAACAATAAGATTTATTATCGCGTGAATTAA